Proteins co-encoded in one Cytophaga hutchinsonii ATCC 33406 genomic window:
- a CDS encoding MgtC/SapB family protein: MDLLSEIIRELHSIEVPLIKLCLSLLLGALIGAEREYKSKVAGFRTIILITLGSTLFTLVSVALMGQGDPTRIASTIVTGIGFLGAGVIYRETGTIKGITTAAVIWAAAAIGMMVGFGLFAISIISVILILIILLSFSWLQRYIDRTNREKVYRIHLVNNPEHIQTMKQNIKSFKLSPKIINQGKRKGLIYVVIEVEGPVKFHNNFMKSLYESDFVESFEV, translated from the coding sequence ATGGACTTACTTTCGGAAATTATACGTGAACTGCATTCTATAGAAGTGCCTTTAATAAAACTTTGTCTGTCGTTGCTGCTGGGCGCTTTAATCGGAGCTGAGCGCGAATATAAAAGTAAAGTGGCCGGTTTCAGAACAATTATTCTTATCACGCTGGGCTCTACATTATTTACGCTTGTTTCTGTTGCTTTAATGGGCCAGGGCGATCCTACACGTATTGCTTCTACCATTGTTACTGGTATCGGTTTTCTGGGTGCAGGTGTTATTTATCGGGAAACCGGAACAATTAAAGGCATTACAACAGCAGCCGTTATCTGGGCCGCGGCTGCAATCGGCATGATGGTTGGTTTTGGATTATTTGCCATATCCATTATTTCTGTTATCCTGATCTTAATTATTCTTCTCTCTTTCTCCTGGCTGCAACGGTATATTGACCGTACGAACCGGGAAAAAGTTTACCGCATACACCTGGTTAACAATCCGGAGCATATTCAAACTATGAAGCAGAATATTAAGTCTTTCAAGCTTAGTCCGAAGATTATTAATCAAGGGAAGCGCAAAGGTTTGATCTATGTTGTTATTGAAGTAGAAGGCCCCGTAAAGTTTCACAACAATTTCATGAAGTCTTTATATGAATCTGATTTTGTTGAATCATTTGAAGTATAG
- the radA gene encoding DNA repair protein RadA, producing MAKVKSSYFCQSCGAQSPKWVGRCASCGEWNTYVEEIIQKEDKTSWNSSSAKIAQRPRHLKEITYSQEQRIITPDGELNRVLGGGIVPGSIVLIGGEPGIGKSTLMLQVALKLSTVKVLYVSGEESEQQIKMRAERIEVPSDACYILTETSTQNIFKQIEMLQPEVLIIDSIQTLHSAFIESAAGSISQVRECTAELLKYAKESGTPVFLIGHITKEGTLAGPKVLEHMVDTVLQFEGDQHLSYRILRTTKNRFGSTSELGIYQMSGEGLREVTNPSEILLSQRDEAISGIAIGATLEGNRPLLIEIQSLVSAATYGTPQRSSTGFDSKRLNMLLAVLEKRGGMRFGAQDVFLNIAGGLKVEDPALDMAVCVSLVSSFHDAIIPADICFAGEVGLGGEIRAVNRIEQRISEAEKLGFKHIFISKYNMKSLDPKRFTIQLHEVARLGEVFDNILQS from the coding sequence ATGGCTAAAGTAAAATCGTCCTATTTCTGTCAAAGCTGTGGTGCCCAATCACCCAAATGGGTCGGCCGCTGTGCTTCCTGTGGAGAATGGAATACCTATGTAGAAGAAATTATTCAGAAAGAAGATAAAACTTCGTGGAACAGCAGCTCTGCTAAAATTGCTCAGCGCCCGCGTCACCTCAAAGAAATTACATACAGTCAGGAACAGCGGATCATTACACCCGACGGGGAACTGAACCGTGTTTTAGGCGGAGGCATTGTGCCGGGTTCCATTGTTCTGATTGGCGGAGAGCCGGGTATTGGCAAATCAACCCTGATGCTCCAGGTTGCATTAAAACTTTCAACCGTTAAAGTATTATATGTTTCGGGAGAAGAAAGCGAACAGCAGATTAAGATGCGCGCCGAACGTATTGAAGTTCCCTCAGATGCCTGTTATATTTTAACCGAAACATCTACGCAGAATATCTTTAAGCAGATTGAAATGCTGCAGCCTGAAGTATTGATCATCGATTCAATTCAGACACTGCATTCTGCTTTTATAGAATCTGCTGCGGGCAGTATCTCTCAGGTACGTGAATGTACCGCAGAGTTGTTGAAATATGCGAAAGAAAGCGGTACACCTGTTTTCCTCATCGGGCATATTACGAAAGAAGGCACACTGGCCGGACCAAAAGTACTGGAACATATGGTTGATACCGTATTGCAGTTTGAAGGTGATCAGCATCTGTCGTATCGCATCCTTCGTACAACAAAAAACCGTTTTGGTTCTACCTCTGAACTGGGTATCTATCAAATGTCGGGAGAAGGCTTACGTGAAGTAACTAATCCATCAGAAATATTATTATCGCAACGCGACGAAGCGATCAGCGGTATTGCAATTGGTGCAACACTTGAAGGCAACAGGCCGCTGCTGATAGAAATACAGTCGCTGGTAAGTGCTGCAACGTACGGTACACCGCAACGGAGCAGTACAGGTTTTGATTCAAAACGATTGAACATGCTGCTTGCTGTATTGGAGAAACGCGGCGGCATGCGCTTTGGCGCCCAGGATGTATTCCTGAATATTGCCGGTGGTTTAAAGGTAGAAGATCCCGCACTGGACATGGCTGTGTGTGTAAGTCTGGTTTCTTCTTTTCACGATGCCATTATCCCGGCAGATATCTGCTTTGCCGGTGAAGTTGGTTTGGGCGGTGAGATCCGTGCCGTAAACAGGATTGAACAACGTATCTCTGAGGCTGAAAAGCTGGGCTTTAAGCATATCTTTATTTCTAAATACAATATGAAAAGCCTGGACCCAAAACGGTTCACGATACAACTGCATGAGGTAGCACGTCTGGGAGAAGTGTTTGATAATATTCTGCAAAGCTAA
- a CDS encoding DUF2490 domain-containing protein, translating into MKKQLLSHVFFLFFMWLAAALTNKSAAQISPPGLGASNTASWFAFGVRQSLDSSNKIQSFSYVGIGRISGPQSENPFKLQDIFVLNQEFYHKFHKHWQYSLAVSYRNQDEYGEGKSFNAISPAHKQEIRLYGRGMYELKMHNLKFVATYRQEFRSFFDPHFEPEDSRYQLRSRFRLQAALTLDEAKVHRLTASIEALLSTTQSTVPENHWSPFTYKETRLCFYYSIDPENSSFIYSIGYMNDLIGKEDIKSVSYIALDVIWENPFKAFKREVLKPIE; encoded by the coding sequence ATGAAAAAGCAACTGTTGAGCCACGTATTCTTTTTATTCTTTATGTGGTTAGCTGCTGCTTTAACAAATAAAAGCGCTGCACAAATAAGCCCGCCGGGCTTAGGCGCATCCAATACCGCCTCGTGGTTTGCTTTTGGCGTGAGACAATCTCTGGATTCCTCAAACAAAATTCAATCGTTCAGTTATGTCGGCATAGGCAGAATAAGCGGTCCGCAATCTGAAAATCCTTTTAAACTACAGGATATCTTTGTTTTGAATCAGGAATTCTATCACAAGTTTCACAAACACTGGCAGTATTCGCTGGCAGTGAGTTACAGAAATCAGGATGAATATGGAGAAGGAAAGTCATTCAACGCAATCTCTCCTGCACACAAGCAGGAAATACGCTTATACGGCCGAGGTATGTATGAATTGAAAATGCACAATTTAAAATTTGTGGCAACGTACAGGCAGGAGTTTCGTTCTTTTTTTGATCCGCACTTTGAACCTGAGGACAGCCGGTATCAATTACGTTCGCGGTTCCGCTTGCAGGCAGCGCTAACGCTGGACGAAGCAAAAGTACACCGCTTAACGGCAAGTATAGAAGCATTGCTGTCAACAACACAATCCACCGTGCCCGAAAATCACTGGTCGCCTTTTACGTACAAAGAAACGCGGCTGTGTTTTTATTATTCCATTGACCCTGAAAATTCTTCCTTTATCTACAGCATTGGCTACATGAACGATCTCATCGGCAAGGAGGATATAAAAAGCGTAAGCTACATTGCCCTGGATGTTATTTGGGAAAACCCTTTCAAAGCATTTAAACGCGAGGTGTTGAAACCAATTGAATAA
- a CDS encoding IS3 family transposase, with protein MTVKGIASTLGYSRQYLYKMLKQELILIDRRKAIKQLVDTQRKQLPRLGGKKTYHIIKPFIDQAELKVGRDKLFSILRFYDMLIKPRRRYIQTTMSKHWLRKYPNIVKGLIIHRPEQVWVSDITYIKTDEGNCYLNMVTDAYSRKIMGYSIADSMDTESMIKAFEMGLKNRKYPDSKLIHHSDRGLQYCSKEYVALSNSNGVSISMTEQSDPYENALAERMNRTLKEEFGLGQKIITRQVAKELTEQAIQLYNNVRPHLSLKMKTPEMVH; from the coding sequence ATCACAGTAAAAGGTATAGCTTCAACGTTAGGTTATAGTCGTCAGTATTTATACAAAATGCTCAAGCAGGAGTTGATACTCATTGACAGAAGAAAGGCTATCAAACAACTGGTAGATACACAAAGAAAGCAGCTTCCTAGATTAGGAGGAAAAAAGACTTACCATATTATAAAGCCGTTTATTGATCAGGCAGAACTCAAAGTTGGCCGGGATAAACTCTTCTCAATATTAAGGTTTTATGATATGCTTATTAAGCCCAGGCGCAGATATATTCAAACAACGATGTCTAAGCATTGGCTCAGGAAATATCCCAATATAGTGAAAGGGCTCATCATACATAGACCTGAGCAGGTATGGGTTAGTGACATCACATACATAAAAACAGATGAAGGAAACTGCTATTTAAATATGGTCACTGATGCCTACAGCAGAAAAATAATGGGCTACTCTATAGCAGACTCTATGGATACAGAATCCATGATAAAAGCGTTTGAAATGGGATTGAAAAATAGAAAGTATCCTGATTCAAAATTGATTCATCATTCTGACAGAGGGCTTCAGTATTGCAGTAAAGAATATGTAGCATTGTCAAATAGCAATGGAGTAAGCATAAGTATGACCGAACAATCTGACCCTTATGAAAATGCGTTAGCTGAAAGGATGAATAGAACGCTCAAAGAAGAATTTGGATTAGGTCAAAAAATAATAACCAGACAAGTAGCAAAAGAGCTTACTGAGCAAGCAATACAATTATATAATAACGTAAGACCTCATTTATCATTAAAAATGAAAACGCCAGAAATGGTGCATTAA
- a CDS encoding IS3 family transposase, with protein sequence MEKTGKRVYVKRTQKDYSLAFKLQLVDEVEKGDLTYKQAQLKYGIQGRSTVLTWLRKHGRLDWKESDQMKKKAPNKQIKELERKLKRLEAEKEILNAAIDIADELFDTEIRKKYLPLSEAAFKEKGNKEDLSQ encoded by the coding sequence ATGGAAAAGACAGGAAAAAGAGTTTATGTAAAGCGGACTCAAAAAGATTACAGTTTAGCCTTTAAACTACAATTAGTAGATGAAGTAGAAAAAGGGGACTTAACCTACAAGCAGGCACAATTGAAATATGGTATCCAGGGAAGAAGTACCGTATTGACTTGGTTACGAAAACATGGTAGATTGGATTGGAAAGAATCTGACCAGATGAAAAAGAAGGCCCCCAATAAGCAAATCAAAGAACTGGAGCGTAAACTAAAACGCCTGGAAGCCGAGAAAGAAATTCTCAATGCCGCTATTGACATAGCAGATGAGCTGTTTGATACAGAAATCAGAAAAAAGTATTTGCCCCTCTCAGAAGCCGCTTTCAAAGAGAAGGGGAACAAAGAAGATTTATCACAGTAA
- a CDS encoding T9SS type A sorting domain-containing protein: MKKILLLAFVVCFCTAASAQVTLTQLPKTPLEYFGYEVTSPALKAGYTKRTQYFGQKPFVLEIGSVVLRKYADLPIYDMFSEKSEFFSYVESKTTVSRKTGYVAYTLEVRSSDSGPYAVYAKDTFFLSGTTITSISETIYDTEDNTVDTYAQYDVTYHSNGKVERIKLKDIYSGSDLFFAGVSVVYNANNTLKTDTLFKFGYDGLGNRKVNVSIYQDHFYKSSNALKIDSTFYSQIGSNPVLNTKFSYTLNTNSEITEAIGASYNSSNGKYENNFYYDFGQEPSLGILSQTTVSTVTLYPNPVQDLIHIPADCSFQSWSITSITGLAIKNGTNTDLNKITVADLEAGVYVLTLTGNGQAWTGKFIK, translated from the coding sequence ATGAAAAAAATTTTACTTCTTGCTTTTGTTGTTTGTTTCTGCACCGCAGCCTCTGCGCAGGTAACCTTGACACAACTTCCTAAAACTCCTTTAGAATATTTTGGCTATGAAGTTACCAGTCCTGCATTAAAAGCAGGTTATACAAAACGCACCCAATACTTCGGGCAAAAACCTTTTGTTCTTGAAATCGGTTCGGTCGTTTTGCGTAAATATGCTGATTTGCCTATTTATGACATGTTCAGCGAAAAGTCTGAGTTCTTCAGTTATGTGGAAAGTAAAACAACCGTATCAAGAAAAACCGGATATGTTGCCTACACGCTTGAAGTGCGATCAAGTGATTCCGGTCCGTATGCAGTCTATGCAAAAGATACCTTCTTCCTTTCAGGTACAACTATTACGTCCATCAGTGAAACTATTTATGATACAGAAGACAATACAGTTGACACGTATGCACAGTATGATGTAACTTATCATTCGAATGGAAAAGTTGAGCGCATCAAATTAAAAGATATATACAGCGGATCTGACTTGTTTTTTGCAGGTGTTTCCGTTGTTTACAATGCAAACAATACCTTAAAAACCGATACCTTATTTAAATTTGGGTATGATGGTCTGGGAAACAGAAAAGTCAACGTTTCCATTTACCAGGATCATTTTTATAAAAGTTCAAACGCGCTTAAAATAGATTCCACTTTTTATAGCCAAATAGGTTCTAATCCGGTTCTGAATACAAAATTTTCTTATACACTGAATACAAACAGTGAAATAACAGAAGCAATAGGCGCCAGCTATAATTCATCTAATGGCAAGTATGAAAATAATTTCTATTATGATTTTGGTCAGGAGCCAAGTTTAGGCATCCTTTCTCAGACAACCGTTTCAACGGTTACATTATATCCTAATCCGGTTCAGGATCTGATTCATATTCCTGCAGATTGTTCTTTCCAATCCTGGTCTATCACTTCTATAACAGGCTTAGCTATTAAGAATGGCACAAATACAGACCTGAACAAAATAACTGTTGCTGATCTTGAAGCCGGCGTTTACGTGTTAACACTGACAGGTAACGGACAAGCCTGGACGGGCAAGTTTATAAAATAG
- a CDS encoding type 1 glutamine amidotransferase, translating into MEDWVRRPSNKVTATRFYEDERMPFVELFDTLIVMGGPMSVHDEKKYPWLVQEKQLIKKAIERGKKVIGICLGAQLIAEVLGATVSKNTYREIGWMPVTKTTAAKTVGLFSDLPDTMNVFHWHGETFNMPEGATHLLSSEACVNQAFLYGDNVLALQFHMEMTHDAIKLISEYCQDELIEGPYIHKEDTFYNDDNTVKANQWMYQLLNKFTQS; encoded by the coding sequence ATGGAAGATTGGGTTAGACGACCCAGCAATAAAGTTACTGCCACACGTTTCTATGAAGATGAGCGCATGCCGTTTGTAGAACTTTTTGATACGCTGATTGTGATGGGCGGACCAATGAGTGTGCACGATGAAAAAAAATATCCATGGCTGGTTCAGGAAAAACAATTAATTAAAAAAGCGATTGAACGCGGCAAAAAAGTAATTGGGATCTGCCTCGGTGCCCAGCTGATTGCCGAAGTATTAGGCGCAACAGTTTCTAAAAACACCTACAGAGAAATCGGCTGGATGCCTGTTACAAAAACGACTGCGGCTAAAACAGTTGGTTTGTTTTCAGACCTTCCGGATACAATGAATGTATTTCACTGGCACGGGGAAACATTTAACATGCCTGAAGGCGCTACACACCTTCTTTCTTCTGAAGCGTGTGTGAACCAGGCTTTCTTGTACGGAGACAACGTACTGGCCTTGCAGTTCCATATGGAAATGACACACGATGCCATTAAACTTATCAGCGAATATTGCCAGGATGAATTAATTGAAGGTCCTTATATTCATAAGGAAGACACCTTTTACAACGACGACAATACTGTTAAGGCCAATCAATGGATGTATCAACTATTAAATAAGTTTACTCAATCTTAA
- a CDS encoding tetratricopeptide repeat protein produces MRIRSLLIILTIGLLLVNAICVSALGQTSESIARGDVYFGLMRYRDAIAWYKLDSTKAEAQWKIARAYVCYGDNAVPAEKEYNFRNAVRAANKCIELEETNANGHTWLAAALGNTAMYEGSKTKVRLCTQIKKELNRAIALNPKDDIAYSILGSFYREIGNISWLEKQLAMTFIGKIPDGTYEDSEKAFAKAIALNPTIMRHWYEQGLLYKYWNKNEQAIASFNKAKACPVFVSSDNKRLAAIEVYLKNLQ; encoded by the coding sequence ATGAGAATACGCTCTTTATTAATTATCCTTACAATAGGTTTATTACTGGTAAATGCAATTTGTGTTTCCGCGCTTGGTCAAACGAGTGAAAGCATTGCCCGCGGAGATGTGTATTTTGGTTTAATGCGCTACCGCGATGCGATTGCCTGGTATAAGCTGGATTCCACAAAGGCTGAGGCCCAATGGAAAATTGCCCGTGCATATGTTTGCTACGGGGACAACGCAGTGCCGGCAGAGAAAGAATATAATTTCAGAAATGCTGTACGTGCGGCAAATAAATGCATCGAACTGGAAGAAACCAATGCCAACGGCCACACCTGGCTTGCTGCGGCACTTGGCAATACAGCTATGTATGAAGGCAGTAAAACAAAAGTTCGTTTATGTACGCAAATAAAAAAAGAGTTGAACCGTGCAATAGCGTTGAACCCTAAAGATGATATTGCGTATTCTATTTTAGGTTCTTTTTACCGCGAGATAGGCAACATAAGCTGGCTTGAGAAACAGCTTGCCATGACATTTATCGGAAAGATTCCCGATGGAACATATGAAGATTCAGAAAAAGCTTTTGCTAAAGCCATTGCATTAAACCCCACGATCATGCGTCATTGGTATGAACAGGGTTTGCTTTACAAATACTGGAATAAAAACGAACAGGCGATTGCATCCTTTAATAAAGCCAAAGCATGCCCGGTATTTGTCTCCAGCGACAATAAAAGACTCGCAGCAATAGAGGTGTATTTAAAAAATCTTCAATAA